In Arvicola amphibius chromosome 1, mArvAmp1.2, whole genome shotgun sequence, one DNA window encodes the following:
- the Lpxn gene encoding leupaxin isoform X1, translating into MEELDALLEELERSTLQDSDAYSKPVSCHPDQQSKQESKLPKSPKTLSSQSHTSPLKVQLVYTTNIQEPNVYSEVQEPKESVPPPKTSAAAQLDELMAHLSEMQSKVSLTADASRKPLPDKQDHKASLDSMLGGLEQELQDLGIATVPKGHCASCEKPIAGKVIHALGQSWHPEHFICNHCKEEIGSSPFFERNGVAYCSKDYHHLFSPRCAYCAAPIMDKVLTAMNQTWHPEHFFCSHCGEVFGAEGFHEKDKKPYCRKDFLAMFSPKCGGCNRPVLENYLSAMNTVWHPECFVCGDCFSSFSSGSFFELDGRPFCELHYHHRRGTLCYGCGQPITGRCISAMGHKFHPEHFVCAFCLTQLSKGIFREQNNKTYCQLCFTKLFPQ; encoded by the exons ATGGAAGAGCTGG ATGCCTTATTGGAGGAATTGGAACGTTCTACCCTCCAGGACAGTGATGCATATTCAAAGCCCGTTTCTTGTCACCCAGATCAGCAATCCAAACAGGAGAGCAAGCTTCCCAAAAGTCCAAAAACCTTGTCATCTCAGAGTCACACAAGTCCCTTGAAG GTGCAGCTCGTGTATACAACCAATATTCAGGAGCCCAATGTCTACAG TGAGGTCCAAGAGCCAAAAGAATCAGTACCACCTCCTAAAACCTCAGCAGCTGCTCAGCTGGATGAGCTCATGGCCCACCTGAGTGAAATGCAGTCCAAG GTTTCATTGACAGCAGATGCCAGCAGGAAACCCTTACCAGACAAACAGGATCACAAGGCATCGTTGGACTCAATGCTTGGGGGTTTGGAACAGGAACTGCAAGATCTTGGGATTGCCACCGTGCCCAAGGGCCACTGTGCTTCCTGCGAAAAGCCAATTGCTGGGAAG GTGATCCATGCTCTGGGGCAATCCTGGCACCCAGAGCACTTCATTTGCAATCACTGCAAGGAGGAGATTGGCTCCAGTCCCTTCTTTGAAAGGAATGGCGTGGCCTACTGTTCCAAGGACTACCACCACCTGTTCTCTCCACGTTGTGCCTACTGTGCTGCTCCCATCATGGAT AAAGTGCTGACAGCAATGAACCAGACATGGCACCCAGAGCACTTCTTCTGCTCTCACTGTGGAGAGGTGTTTGGTGCAGAAG GTTTTCATGAGAAGGACAAGAAACCCTATTGCCGAAAAGATTTCTTAGCCATGTTCTCACCTAAGTGTGGTGGCTGCAACCGCCCAGTTTTGGAAAACTATCTTTCAGCAATGAACACTGTCTGGCACCCAGAGTGCTTTGTGTGTGGG GACTGCTTCAGCAGTTTTTCTTCCGGCTCCTTCTTTGAACTGGATGGCCGTCCGTTCTGTGAACTCCATTACCATCACCGCCGAGGGACGCTCTGCTATGGCTGCGGGCAGCCCATTACTGGGCGCTGCATCAGTGCCATGGGGCACAAGTTTCATCCTGAGCACTTTGTGTGTGCTTTCTGCTTGACACAGCTGTCAAAAGGCATCTTCCGAGAGCAGAACAACAAGACCTACTGTCAACTCTGCTTCACTAAGCTCTTTCCACAGTAG
- the LOC119815542 gene encoding olfactory receptor 1444: MENSSEVTEFILLGLTDDPNLQVPLLVIFLFIYLVTLIGNGGMMVIIFSDSHLHTPMYFFLSHLSFVDLGYSTAVAPKMVAALQSGNKVISYNGCAAQFFFFVGFATVECYLLASMAYDRHAAVCRPLHYTTTMTTGVCAILTIGSYACGFLNASIHAADTFRLSFCGSNKINHFFCDIPPLLALACSNTHISKLVVFFVVGFNVFFTLLVILISYLFIYIAIQSMKSSEGRKKAFSTCASHLTAVSIFYGTIIFMYLQPSSGQSMDTDKIASVFYTVVIPMLNPLIYSLRNKEVKSALWKILKIHYLQSFSVSLK, translated from the coding sequence ATGGAGAACAGCTCAGAAGTGACAGAATTCATCCTGTTGGGATTGACAGATGACCCCAACCTTCAGGTTCCTCTActagtgatatttttatttatctacctTGTCACTTTGATTGGTAATGGAGGAATGATGGTCATAATCTTCTCAGACTCCCACctccacactcccatgtacttcttcctcagtcACCTGTCCTTTGTAGATCTGGGATACTCAACAGCTGTAGCTCCCAAGATGGTGGCTGCACTTCAGTCAGGGAACAAGGTCATCTCCTACAATGGGTGTGCAGctcaatttttcttctttgtgggtTTTGCCACTGTTGAGTGctatcttctggcttccatggcttATGACCGCCATGCGGCAGTGTGCAGGCCTCTTCATTACACCACCACCATGACAACGGGTGTTTGTGCCATCCTGACCATTGGCTCTTATGCCTGTGGCTTCCTCAATGCCTCAATCCATGCAGCAGATACCTTCAGACTATCCTTCTGTGGTTCtaataaaattaatcattttttctGTGACATACCCCCACTCCTGGCCCTTGCATGCTCCAATACACACATCAGTAAGCttgttgtcttttttgttgtggGATTCAATGTCTTTTTTACCCTCTTGGTAATTCTCATCTCTTACCTTTTCATATATATTGCTATTCAAAGCATGAAGTCTTCTGAGGGACGAAAGAAAGCTTTCTCCACCTGTGCTTCTCACCTCACTGCCGTGTCCATCTTCTATGGCACAATCATCTTCATGTACTTGCAGCCTAGTTCTGGTCAGTCAATGGACACAGACAAAATAGCATCTGTGTTCTACACTGTAGTGATTCCCATGCTGAACCCCTtgatctacagcctgaggaacaaagAAGTGAAAAGTGCCCTCTGGAAAATACTCAAAATACATTACCTTCAGTCTTTTAGTGTGAGTTTGAAGTAG
- the Lpxn gene encoding leupaxin isoform X2, producing the protein MAHLSEMQSKVSLTADASRKPLPDKQDHKASLDSMLGGLEQELQDLGIATVPKGHCASCEKPIAGKVIHALGQSWHPEHFICNHCKEEIGSSPFFERNGVAYCSKDYHHLFSPRCAYCAAPIMDKVLTAMNQTWHPEHFFCSHCGEVFGAEGFHEKDKKPYCRKDFLAMFSPKCGGCNRPVLENYLSAMNTVWHPECFVCGDCFSSFSSGSFFELDGRPFCELHYHHRRGTLCYGCGQPITGRCISAMGHKFHPEHFVCAFCLTQLSKGIFREQNNKTYCQLCFTKLFPQ; encoded by the exons ATGGCCCACCTGAGTGAAATGCAGTCCAAG GTTTCATTGACAGCAGATGCCAGCAGGAAACCCTTACCAGACAAACAGGATCACAAGGCATCGTTGGACTCAATGCTTGGGGGTTTGGAACAGGAACTGCAAGATCTTGGGATTGCCACCGTGCCCAAGGGCCACTGTGCTTCCTGCGAAAAGCCAATTGCTGGGAAG GTGATCCATGCTCTGGGGCAATCCTGGCACCCAGAGCACTTCATTTGCAATCACTGCAAGGAGGAGATTGGCTCCAGTCCCTTCTTTGAAAGGAATGGCGTGGCCTACTGTTCCAAGGACTACCACCACCTGTTCTCTCCACGTTGTGCCTACTGTGCTGCTCCCATCATGGAT AAAGTGCTGACAGCAATGAACCAGACATGGCACCCAGAGCACTTCTTCTGCTCTCACTGTGGAGAGGTGTTTGGTGCAGAAG GTTTTCATGAGAAGGACAAGAAACCCTATTGCCGAAAAGATTTCTTAGCCATGTTCTCACCTAAGTGTGGTGGCTGCAACCGCCCAGTTTTGGAAAACTATCTTTCAGCAATGAACACTGTCTGGCACCCAGAGTGCTTTGTGTGTGGG GACTGCTTCAGCAGTTTTTCTTCCGGCTCCTTCTTTGAACTGGATGGCCGTCCGTTCTGTGAACTCCATTACCATCACCGCCGAGGGACGCTCTGCTATGGCTGCGGGCAGCCCATTACTGGGCGCTGCATCAGTGCCATGGGGCACAAGTTTCATCCTGAGCACTTTGTGTGTGCTTTCTGCTTGACACAGCTGTCAAAAGGCATCTTCCGAGAGCAGAACAACAAGACCTACTGTCAACTCTGCTTCACTAAGCTCTTTCCACAGTAG